Proteins from a genomic interval of Gopherus evgoodei ecotype Sinaloan lineage chromosome 7, rGopEvg1_v1.p, whole genome shotgun sequence:
- the LOC115655031 gene encoding uncharacterized protein LOC115655031 isoform X1 — MDSFTTPVRASDFVLPPRVFDRPRRKRYISDSSEEEVVTAGSPLAQPLLDTPESDPETLVRHPKEPDDLSLSTPSDRRLGESPVDKANGKDGTQQINDAFLEDPEPLDSVASSSEDEPGPPCFCSTPIQIVEEGSEDDGFEEFRRRLGIELSEPVPRRERKKVMRIIVRVAVYAVLKHCLREKLFEDCEGCVIDAPAQRHHDCVTWTSVDINCKLRALCAELCLESLLNTVIAIGYAMQCLCLTQEHLAQGVTLINAVQFSGDPDRVLKKMTKPEDACLQRYIDRLVRTRSYRTLLKKKNICKKSKRIKLENGEGANMRYKTWQL; from the exons atggactcctttaccACCCCCGTTAGAGCTTCGGACTTTGTTTTACCCCCGAGAGTCTTTGACCGTCCACGGAGAAAACGTTACATCAGCGACAGTTCTGAGGAGGAGGTTGTGACTGCGGGGAGCCCTTTGGCCCAGCCGTTGTTGGATACGCCGGAATCCGACCCCGAAACTCTTGTGAGACATCCCAAAGAGCCTGATGAcctctctttgtccacccccTCAGATCGCCGCTTGGGAGAGTCACCGGTGGACAAGGCAAATGGAAAAGATGGCACTCAG caGATCAatgatgcctttctagaggacccagagcccctggacagcGTTGCATCAAGCAGCGAAGATGAACCGGGCCCACCATGTTTTTGCTCAACACCaatacaaattgttgaagaggGCTCCGAGGATGATGGGTTTGAAGAGTTTAGGAGAAGGCTAGGCATAGAACTGTCCGAGCCAGTGCCACGTCGTGAGCGTAAAAAAGTTATGCGGATTATTGTACGcgttgctgtttatgctgtccttaaacactgccttagggaaaagctttttgaagattgtgagggctgtgTCATAGATGCGCCAGCCCAACGGCACCATGACTGTgtgacttggacttcagtggatatAAACTGCAAGCTCCGGGCCCTGTGTGCTGAGCTGTGTTTGGAAAGCTTACTAAACACTGTTATTGCCATAGGTTATGctatgcaatgtctgtgcctaacccaagAACATTTAGCACAAGGGGTGACTttgataaatgctgtgcaattcAGTGGAGACCCTGaccgtgttttaaagaaaatgaccaagCCGGAAGATGCCTGCTTACAACGTTATATTGACCGTCTAGTTCGCACAAGAAGTTACAGAACCCTGCTTAAGAAAAAGAATATTTGTAAGAAATCTAAAAGGATTAAGTTAGAGAATGGTGAGGGTGCAAACATGCGATATAAAACTTGGcagctgtaa
- the LOC115655031 gene encoding uncharacterized protein LOC115655031 isoform X2 yields MDSFTTPVRASDFVLPPRVFDRPRRKRYISDSSEEEVVTAGSPLAQPLLDTPESDPETLVRHPKEPDDLSLSTPSDRRLGESPVDKANGKDGTQINDAFLEDPEPLDSVASSSEDEPGPPCFCSTPIQIVEEGSEDDGFEEFRRRLGIELSEPVPRRERKKVMRIIVRVAVYAVLKHCLREKLFEDCEGCVIDAPAQRHHDCVTWTSVDINCKLRALCAELCLESLLNTVIAIGYAMQCLCLTQEHLAQGVTLINAVQFSGDPDRVLKKMTKPEDACLQRYIDRLVRTRSYRTLLKKKNICKKSKRIKLENGEGANMRYKTWQL; encoded by the exons atggactcctttaccACCCCCGTTAGAGCTTCGGACTTTGTTTTACCCCCGAGAGTCTTTGACCGTCCACGGAGAAAACGTTACATCAGCGACAGTTCTGAGGAGGAGGTTGTGACTGCGGGGAGCCCTTTGGCCCAGCCGTTGTTGGATACGCCGGAATCCGACCCCGAAACTCTTGTGAGACATCCCAAAGAGCCTGATGAcctctctttgtccacccccTCAGATCGCCGCTTGGGAGAGTCACCGGTGGACAAGGCAAATGGAAAAGATGGCACTCAG ATCAatgatgcctttctagaggacccagagcccctggacagcGTTGCATCAAGCAGCGAAGATGAACCGGGCCCACCATGTTTTTGCTCAACACCaatacaaattgttgaagaggGCTCCGAGGATGATGGGTTTGAAGAGTTTAGGAGAAGGCTAGGCATAGAACTGTCCGAGCCAGTGCCACGTCGTGAGCGTAAAAAAGTTATGCGGATTATTGTACGcgttgctgtttatgctgtccttaaacactgccttagggaaaagctttttgaagattgtgagggctgtgTCATAGATGCGCCAGCCCAACGGCACCATGACTGTgtgacttggacttcagtggatatAAACTGCAAGCTCCGGGCCCTGTGTGCTGAGCTGTGTTTGGAAAGCTTACTAAACACTGTTATTGCCATAGGTTATGctatgcaatgtctgtgcctaacccaagAACATTTAGCACAAGGGGTGACTttgataaatgctgtgcaattcAGTGGAGACCCTGaccgtgttttaaagaaaatgaccaagCCGGAAGATGCCTGCTTACAACGTTATATTGACCGTCTAGTTCGCACAAGAAGTTACAGAACCCTGCTTAAGAAAAAGAATATTTGTAAGAAATCTAAAAGGATTAAGTTAGAGAATGGTGAGGGTGCAAACATGCGATATAAAACTTGGcagctgtaa